From Capra hircus breed San Clemente chromosome 1, ASM170441v1, whole genome shotgun sequence, the proteins below share one genomic window:
- the TRIM59 gene encoding tripartite motif-containing protein 59 isoform X2, producing MEMHNFEDELTCPICYSIFEDPRVLPCSHTFCRNCLENVLQATGNFYIWRPLRIPLKCPNCRSIIEIAPSGIESLPVNFALRAIIEKYQQEDHPDIITCPEHYRQPLNVYCLLDKKLVCGHCLTIGQHHGHPIDDLQSAYMKEKDTPQKLLEQLTDTHWTDLTCLIEKLEEQKSHSEKMVQGDKEVVLQYFKELSDILEQKKKIFLTALCDVGNLINQEYTPQIERMKEIREQQLELVTLTTSLQEEAPLKFLEKVDDVRQRVQILKQRPLPKVQPVEIYPRVSQVLKEDWSRTEIGQIKKLLIPEMKISSKRIPCAWPDKEEKVEFFKILNIVIVTLISLILMLILFFNQHIITFLNEITSICFSEVSLSVYQSLSKNVHNLKNILCHTVYLLKEFMWKMVSH from the exons ATG GAAATGCACAATTTTGAGGATGAGTTAACATGTCCCATTTGTTACAGTATTTTTGAAGATCCTCGTGTACTACCATGCTCTCATACATTTTGTAGAAATTGTTTGGAAAATGTGCTACAGGCAACTGGTAACTTTTATATATGGAGACCTTTACGCATTCCACTCAAGTGCCCTAACTGCAGAAGTATTATTGAAATTGCTCCAAGTGGTATTGAATCTTTACCTGTTAATTTTGCATTAAGGGCTATTATTGAAAAGTACCAGCAAGAAGACCATCCGGATATCATCACCTGCCCTGAGCATTATAGGCAGCCCTTAAATGTTTACTGTCTCCTGGATAAAAAATTGGTTTGTGGTCATTGCCTTACCATAGGTCAGCATCACGGTCATCCTATAGACGACCTTCAGAGTGCCTATATGAAAGAAAAGGACACACCTCAAAAACTGCTTGAACAGTTAACTGACACACACTGGACAGATCTTACTTGTCTTATtgaaaagctagaagaacaaaaaTCTCATTCAGAGAAAATGGTCCAAGGTGATAAGGAAGTTGTTCTCCAGTATTTTAAGGAGCTTAGTGATAtattagaacagaaaaaaaaaattttcctaacAGCTCTTTgtgatgttggcaatctgattaACCAAGAATATACTCCACAgattgaaagaatgaaagaaataagaGAGCAGCAGCTTGAATTAGTGACACTGACAACATCTTTACAAGAAGAGGCTCCACTTAAATTTCTTGAAAAAGTTGACGATGTCCGCCAACGTGTGCAGATCTTGAAACAAAGACCGCTTCCTAAGGTCCAACCTGTTGAAATTTATCCTCGAGTAAGCCAAGTATTGAAAGAAGATTGGAGCAGAACAGAAATTGGACAAATTAAGAAACTTCTCATTCCTGAAATGAAGATCTCTTCAAAAAGGATTCCCTGTGCCTGGCCTGATAAAGAGGaaaaagttgaattttttaagattctaaacATTGTTATAGTTACACTAATTTCACTGATACTGATGTTGATCCTCTTTTTTAACCAACACATAATCacctttttaaatgaaatcacTTCAATATGTTTTTCTgaagtctctctctctgtttacCAAAGTTTATCTAAGAATGTGCACAATTTAAAGAATATACTATGTCACACTGTGTATTTACTGAAGGAATTCATGTGGAAAATGGTTTCTCATTGA
- the TRIM59 gene encoding tripartite motif-containing protein 59 isoform X1, whose protein sequence is MLPFYEMHNFEDELTCPICYSIFEDPRVLPCSHTFCRNCLENVLQATGNFYIWRPLRIPLKCPNCRSIIEIAPSGIESLPVNFALRAIIEKYQQEDHPDIITCPEHYRQPLNVYCLLDKKLVCGHCLTIGQHHGHPIDDLQSAYMKEKDTPQKLLEQLTDTHWTDLTCLIEKLEEQKSHSEKMVQGDKEVVLQYFKELSDILEQKKKIFLTALCDVGNLINQEYTPQIERMKEIREQQLELVTLTTSLQEEAPLKFLEKVDDVRQRVQILKQRPLPKVQPVEIYPRVSQVLKEDWSRTEIGQIKKLLIPEMKISSKRIPCAWPDKEEKVEFFKILNIVIVTLISLILMLILFFNQHIITFLNEITSICFSEVSLSVYQSLSKNVHNLKNILCHTVYLLKEFMWKMVSH, encoded by the exons ATGCTTCCATTTTAT GAAATGCACAATTTTGAGGATGAGTTAACATGTCCCATTTGTTACAGTATTTTTGAAGATCCTCGTGTACTACCATGCTCTCATACATTTTGTAGAAATTGTTTGGAAAATGTGCTACAGGCAACTGGTAACTTTTATATATGGAGACCTTTACGCATTCCACTCAAGTGCCCTAACTGCAGAAGTATTATTGAAATTGCTCCAAGTGGTATTGAATCTTTACCTGTTAATTTTGCATTAAGGGCTATTATTGAAAAGTACCAGCAAGAAGACCATCCGGATATCATCACCTGCCCTGAGCATTATAGGCAGCCCTTAAATGTTTACTGTCTCCTGGATAAAAAATTGGTTTGTGGTCATTGCCTTACCATAGGTCAGCATCACGGTCATCCTATAGACGACCTTCAGAGTGCCTATATGAAAGAAAAGGACACACCTCAAAAACTGCTTGAACAGTTAACTGACACACACTGGACAGATCTTACTTGTCTTATtgaaaagctagaagaacaaaaaTCTCATTCAGAGAAAATGGTCCAAGGTGATAAGGAAGTTGTTCTCCAGTATTTTAAGGAGCTTAGTGATAtattagaacagaaaaaaaaaattttcctaacAGCTCTTTgtgatgttggcaatctgattaACCAAGAATATACTCCACAgattgaaagaatgaaagaaataagaGAGCAGCAGCTTGAATTAGTGACACTGACAACATCTTTACAAGAAGAGGCTCCACTTAAATTTCTTGAAAAAGTTGACGATGTCCGCCAACGTGTGCAGATCTTGAAACAAAGACCGCTTCCTAAGGTCCAACCTGTTGAAATTTATCCTCGAGTAAGCCAAGTATTGAAAGAAGATTGGAGCAGAACAGAAATTGGACAAATTAAGAAACTTCTCATTCCTGAAATGAAGATCTCTTCAAAAAGGATTCCCTGTGCCTGGCCTGATAAAGAGGaaaaagttgaattttttaagattctaaacATTGTTATAGTTACACTAATTTCACTGATACTGATGTTGATCCTCTTTTTTAACCAACACATAATCacctttttaaatgaaatcacTTCAATATGTTTTTCTgaagtctctctctctgtttacCAAAGTTTATCTAAGAATGTGCACAATTTAAAGAATATACTATGTCACACTGTGTATTTACTGAAGGAATTCATGTGGAAAATGGTTTCTCATTGA